The following proteins are co-located in the Streptomyces sp. NBC_00435 genome:
- a CDS encoding DoxX family protein, which produces MTSPSVTTTKPQAAAPADPRSALSAPALSTPAHDAGLLLLRVVLGLTMAAHGAQKLFGWFGGGGISGTGQFFSASGYPAGDAMAVLAGLTETLGGLGLVAGLLTPLAGAALVGTMINAIAVHGAGSFFAPQGVEYEILLAVGAAALALTGPGRYAADRFLPVLRAHRLAHGALAVVLGAVIAGVLLLVRN; this is translated from the coding sequence ATGACCAGCCCCTCCGTCACCACGACGAAGCCGCAGGCCGCCGCACCGGCCGACCCCCGCAGCGCCCTTTCCGCCCCCGCGCTCTCCACCCCCGCCCACGACGCCGGCCTGCTGCTCCTGCGCGTCGTCCTCGGCCTGACCATGGCCGCCCACGGGGCCCAGAAGCTCTTCGGATGGTTCGGCGGTGGCGGCATCAGCGGCACCGGCCAGTTCTTCAGCGCGAGCGGATACCCGGCCGGCGACGCCATGGCCGTCCTCGCCGGACTGACCGAGACCCTCGGCGGGCTCGGCCTCGTCGCCGGACTGCTCACCCCGCTCGCGGGCGCCGCCCTCGTCGGCACCATGATCAACGCGATCGCCGTGCACGGCGCCGGCTCGTTCTTCGCGCCGCAGGGCGTCGAGTACGAGATCCTGCTCGCCGTCGGCGCCGCCGCCCTCGCGCTCACCGGCCCCGGCCGCTACGCCGCGGACCGCTTCCTGCCCGTCCTGCGCGCCCACCGCCTCGCTCACGGAGCCCTCGCCGTCGTCCTCGGCGCAGTGATCGCGGGCGTACTGCTCCTCGTGCGCAACTAG
- a CDS encoding phytanoyl-CoA dioxygenase family protein yields the protein MGDAGNVLTDDQIERFVTDGFVRLPEAFPRSLADECRALLWRETGLDPDDPRTWTEPVVRLGGYADEPFRRAATTERLHGAFDQLVRPGRWTPCAGLGTFPVRFPHPADPGDDGWHMDGGFSTEGETGYRLNITSRGRALLMLFLFSDTDAESAPTRIKVGSHLDVPTFLLPAGDAGADLFALCAEMDEAGRLDAPDRPLALATGRAGDVYLCHPFLIHAAQAHRGTVPRFIAQPPLLPVGPLDLDRPDGAYSPVERAVRLGLARRPAGT from the coding sequence ATGGGCGACGCGGGCAACGTATTGACGGACGATCAGATCGAACGGTTCGTGACGGACGGTTTCGTGCGTCTCCCCGAGGCGTTCCCGCGGTCGCTGGCGGACGAGTGCCGGGCGTTACTGTGGCGCGAGACCGGGCTCGACCCGGACGATCCGCGGACCTGGACCGAGCCCGTCGTCAGACTCGGCGGCTACGCGGACGAACCCTTCCGGCGGGCGGCCACCACCGAGCGCCTGCACGGCGCCTTCGACCAGCTCGTCCGCCCGGGCCGCTGGACGCCGTGCGCCGGTCTGGGCACCTTCCCCGTCCGCTTCCCGCACCCGGCCGACCCGGGCGACGACGGCTGGCACATGGACGGCGGATTCAGCACCGAAGGAGAAACGGGGTACCGGCTCAACATCACGTCCCGCGGCCGGGCCCTGCTGATGCTGTTCCTCTTCTCCGACACCGACGCCGAATCCGCGCCCACCAGGATCAAGGTCGGCTCCCACCTGGACGTCCCGACCTTCCTGCTGCCGGCCGGTGACGCGGGCGCGGATCTCTTCGCCCTCTGTGCGGAGATGGACGAGGCGGGCCGGCTCGACGCCCCCGACCGGCCGCTGGCGCTGGCCACCGGCCGGGCCGGTGACGTCTACCTCTGCCACCCGTTCCTGATCCACGCCGCCCAGGCCCATCGCGGCACCGTCCCGCGGTTCATCGCCCAGCCCCCGCTCCTGCCGGTCGGCCCGCTCGACCTGGACCGCCCCGACGGCGCGTACTCGCCTGTCGAGCGTGCGGTGCGGCTGGGCCTCGCGCGGCGACCGGCAGGTACCTGA
- a CDS encoding peptidoglycan-binding domain-containing protein — protein MMRHVRLFATALTLVSAAALGGVVTAGPAAAATYTCGNQGKYYTGTAVTGQGNTGNRVIEAQCLLKSSGYLTAGQVDGVFGTNTYNAVRSFQTMYRKYCNSGVAVDGVVGRDTWAALRGPCPA, from the coding sequence ATGATGCGACACGTTCGCCTGTTCGCAACCGCACTCACCCTCGTCTCCGCCGCCGCCCTCGGCGGGGTGGTCACCGCGGGCCCGGCCGCGGCCGCCACCTACACGTGCGGCAACCAGGGGAAGTACTACACGGGGACCGCGGTCACCGGGCAGGGGAACACCGGCAACCGGGTCATCGAGGCCCAGTGCCTCCTCAAGAGCTCCGGGTACCTCACGGCGGGCCAGGTGGACGGCGTCTTCGGCACGAACACCTACAACGCGGTCCGGAGCTTCCAGACCATGTACCGCAAGTACTGCAACAGCGGTGTGGCCGTCGACGGGGTCGTCGGCCGGGACACGTGGGCCGCGCTGCGGGGCCCGTGCCCGGCCTGA
- a CDS encoding ABC transporter permease: protein MTTLTTATDTPGTADRPRPARPAGSAKARKRVREALRWSALRIVALAVLLAAWQAVVAAEVWPRVLVPSPGEVWRQFLLASTTHDGVRGYGGHLLIEHLGVSLGRIGTGSGYAVLAGVPLGLLIGTVRPLAVVLEPAVTFLRTLPPLAYLSLLVIWFGIDEAPKIWLLVIAALPPVAAATAAAVRTVPDQLTEAARALGSGPVSLLLSVRLPSALPEILTGIRIAVGVAYTSVVAAETINGVPGIGGMIRDAQRYNQTALVIAGILAIGLSGIVLDALLRGIERFAVPWRGRT from the coding sequence ATGACCACGCTGACCACGGCCACCGACACCCCCGGGACGGCCGACCGGCCCCGACCGGCCCGGCCCGCGGGTTCAGCGAAGGCCCGCAAGCGGGTCCGGGAGGCGCTCCGCTGGAGCGCGCTGCGCATCGTGGCGCTGGCCGTGCTGTTGGCCGCGTGGCAGGCGGTGGTGGCCGCCGAGGTGTGGCCGAGGGTTCTGGTCCCCTCGCCCGGCGAGGTGTGGCGGCAGTTCCTGCTGGCTTCCACCACGCACGACGGCGTACGCGGCTACGGCGGCCACCTGCTGATCGAACACCTCGGGGTGAGCCTCGGCCGGATCGGCACCGGCTCCGGCTACGCGGTGCTGGCCGGGGTGCCGCTGGGTCTGCTGATCGGCACGGTCCGGCCGCTCGCGGTGGTGCTGGAGCCGGCCGTGACGTTCCTGCGCACCCTGCCGCCGCTCGCGTACCTCTCGCTGCTCGTCATCTGGTTCGGCATCGACGAGGCGCCGAAGATCTGGCTCCTGGTGATCGCCGCACTGCCGCCGGTCGCCGCCGCCACGGCCGCGGCCGTGCGGACCGTACCGGACCAGCTCACCGAGGCGGCGCGGGCCCTGGGCTCCGGTCCGGTGTCCCTGCTGCTGTCGGTGCGGCTGCCCAGCGCCCTGCCCGAGATCCTCACCGGCATCCGGATCGCCGTCGGCGTCGCCTACACCTCCGTGGTGGCGGCGGAGACCATCAACGGCGTACCGGGCATCGGCGGCATGATCCGCGACGCCCAGCGCTACAACCAGACGGCCCTGGTGATCGCCGGCATCCTCGCCATCGGACTGTCCGGGATCGTGCTCGACGCCCTCCTCCGGGGCATCGAGCGGTTCGCCGTCCCCTGGCGCGGCCGTACCTGA
- a CDS encoding APC family permease: protein MTDTISAPQALAPATGPVPQKLKRSIGVVGGTLLTLSCVTPASTLFVVVPDLFASLGTWTALTIAIGSLLCIGVAFCYSELGTLIPSAGGEYAMVSTMSGRLAGWLVFVLSLLVVMIVPPVIAMGTADYLAPLVDVPAPAAGAGVMLLATLAGLLDLRANAWITGIFLVLEVVAAGLVAVLGFAHSERGAGALVHGSVAAEGGGTSTVTAMMVVSGLAIALFITQGFSTAVYLSEELEHPRRNVPRTVLATLAISTAVILVPVIAITMGAPDLDALTSGDLGTMVTAWSNSAVGTFVSLCVALAIVNAGIVMVIQNSRVLFASARDKAWPAPVNAALSRLGRFGSPWVATLLVGVPGAAMCFVNLDTLYGVTGVSVTGMYLLVAVAALFSRRGAHRDTAAWRMPLWPAVPIVLILVFAYILTQQDTQYLLWTGGITAVATLYWALYLRPRKDTRWLVSIPVDEENPAPAAAPAL, encoded by the coding sequence ATGACTGACACGATCAGCGCCCCTCAGGCCCTCGCCCCGGCGACCGGACCCGTCCCCCAGAAGCTCAAGCGTTCCATCGGTGTCGTCGGCGGAACCCTGCTGACGCTTTCGTGCGTGACGCCCGCCTCGACCCTCTTCGTCGTCGTGCCCGACCTGTTCGCCAGCCTCGGGACCTGGACCGCGCTCACCATCGCGATCGGCTCGCTGCTCTGCATCGGCGTCGCGTTCTGCTACTCGGAGCTGGGCACCCTCATCCCCAGCGCCGGCGGCGAGTACGCGATGGTGTCCACCATGTCCGGGCGGCTCGCCGGCTGGCTGGTGTTCGTGCTCTCCCTCCTGGTCGTGATGATCGTGCCGCCCGTGATCGCCATGGGCACCGCCGACTACCTCGCCCCCCTGGTCGACGTACCGGCCCCGGCCGCCGGCGCCGGTGTGATGCTGCTCGCCACCCTCGCCGGTCTCCTCGACCTGCGGGCCAACGCCTGGATCACCGGCATCTTCCTCGTCCTGGAGGTCGTGGCGGCCGGGCTCGTCGCGGTACTGGGCTTCGCCCACAGCGAGCGGGGCGCCGGCGCCCTCGTGCACGGCTCCGTGGCCGCGGAAGGCGGCGGCACGTCCACCGTCACCGCGATGATGGTCGTCTCCGGGCTCGCCATCGCTCTCTTCATCACCCAGGGCTTCTCGACGGCCGTCTACCTCTCCGAGGAGCTCGAGCACCCGCGCCGCAACGTCCCGCGCACCGTGCTCGCCACCCTCGCCATCTCCACCGCCGTCATCCTGGTCCCCGTCATCGCCATCACCATGGGTGCCCCCGACCTCGACGCACTGACCTCCGGTGACCTCGGCACCATGGTGACCGCCTGGTCCAACTCGGCCGTCGGCACCTTCGTGAGCCTCTGCGTGGCCCTCGCCATCGTCAACGCGGGCATCGTCATGGTCATCCAGAACTCCCGGGTGCTGTTCGCCTCCGCCCGCGACAAGGCGTGGCCCGCGCCGGTCAACGCGGCTCTCTCGCGGCTCGGCCGCTTCGGCTCCCCGTGGGTGGCCACCCTGCTCGTCGGCGTCCCGGGTGCGGCGATGTGCTTCGTCAACCTCGACACCCTCTACGGGGTCACCGGCGTCTCGGTGACCGGCATGTACCTGCTGGTCGCGGTGGCCGCGCTGTTCAGCCGGCGCGGCGCGCACCGCGACACCGCCGCCTGGCGGATGCCGCTCTGGCCGGCCGTTCCGATCGTGCTGATCCTGGTGTTCGCGTACATCCTGACCCAGCAGGACACCCAGTACCTGCTGTGGACCGGCGGGATCACCGCCGTCGCCACCCTGTACTGGGCGCTGTACCTGCGTCCCCGCAAGGACACCCGCTGGCTGGTCAGCATTCCGGTGGACGAGGAGAACCCGGCTCCGGCCGCGGCTCCCGCGCTGTAA
- a CDS encoding rhodanese-like domain-containing protein, with protein sequence MSSSPALLDVSQAHSRHTEFTIVDVRTPGEYASGHLPGALNVPLDRITGSLAELRLAAGDKELLLVCASGTRSENAARTLARHGIAAASLTGGTSSWSAQGHPLDYPAQGPRRVWAMERQVRLTAGTVVLLGLLLGLLVHPAFELLSAAIAAGLVFSALTDTCGMAVVLGRLPFNRRR encoded by the coding sequence ATGAGCAGCAGCCCCGCCCTCCTCGACGTCAGCCAGGCCCACTCCCGCCACACCGAGTTCACGATCGTCGACGTCCGCACGCCGGGCGAGTACGCCTCCGGCCACCTCCCCGGCGCACTGAACGTGCCGCTCGACCGGATCACCGGCTCCCTGGCCGAGCTGCGCCTGGCCGCCGGGGACAAGGAGCTCCTCCTGGTCTGCGCCTCGGGCACCCGCTCGGAGAACGCGGCCCGCACCCTCGCCCGGCACGGCATCGCGGCCGCCAGTCTGACCGGCGGCACCAGCTCCTGGTCGGCGCAGGGGCACCCGCTCGACTACCCCGCGCAGGGCCCCCGGCGGGTCTGGGCCATGGAGCGGCAGGTCCGGCTCACCGCCGGCACGGTCGTCCTCCTCGGTCTGCTGCTCGGCCTACTGGTGCACCCCGCGTTCGAGCTGCTCAGTGCCGCGATCGCGGCCGGGCTGGTCTTCTCCGCCCTCACCGACACCTGCGGAATGGCCGTGGTCCTCGGCCGGCTGCCGTTCAACCGCCGCCGGTAA
- a CDS encoding STM4011 family radical SAM protein — protein MDLTVLYRGPLSSCDYDCPYCPFAKRRDSREVLTADRAALERFAGWAAGNTGDRLSVLFTPWGEGLVRSWYRRTLVELSHLPHVRRVAIQTNLSGRTGWTAEADPDTLALWCTYHPGQTPYDRFLGKCRELVAAKVRFSVGVVGLPEHLAEARRLRAALPPGIYLWINAAEGHTYTEPEAAAWTDLDPLFPFSRHPHRSAGLPCRTGASVVSVDGAGTVRRCHFVKAELGNLYDGSYRAALRPRACPLAVCDCHIGYVHLETLPLYDVFAGGVLERVPARVPERLRGTIPLLP, from the coding sequence ATGGACCTGACCGTCCTCTACCGGGGTCCACTGTCCTCCTGCGACTACGACTGCCCGTACTGCCCCTTCGCCAAGCGGCGCGACAGCCGCGAGGTGCTGACGGCCGACCGGGCCGCTCTGGAACGGTTCGCGGGCTGGGCCGCCGGGAACACCGGCGACCGGCTGTCCGTCCTGTTCACCCCGTGGGGCGAGGGCCTGGTCCGCTCCTGGTACCGGCGCACCCTCGTGGAGCTCTCGCACCTGCCGCACGTCCGCCGGGTCGCGATCCAGACCAACCTGAGCGGCCGCACCGGCTGGACCGCCGAGGCCGATCCGGACACGCTCGCGCTGTGGTGCACGTACCACCCGGGGCAGACCCCGTACGACCGCTTCCTGGGCAAGTGCCGGGAGCTGGTGGCCGCAAAGGTGCGGTTCAGCGTGGGCGTGGTCGGCCTGCCGGAGCACCTCGCGGAGGCCCGCCGGCTGCGCGCCGCGCTGCCGCCCGGGATCTACCTGTGGATCAACGCGGCCGAGGGGCACACGTACACCGAGCCCGAGGCGGCCGCCTGGACGGACCTGGACCCGCTCTTCCCCTTCAGCCGCCACCCCCACCGCTCGGCGGGCCTGCCGTGCCGCACGGGAGCCTCGGTGGTCTCGGTGGACGGCGCCGGGACGGTCCGCCGCTGCCACTTCGTGAAGGCGGAGCTCGGCAACCTCTACGACGGTTCCTACCGCGCCGCCCTGCGCCCGCGCGCCTGCCCCCTGGCCGTCTGCGACTGCCACATCGGCTACGTCCACCTGGAGACGCTCCCGCTCTACGACGTCTTCGCGGGCGGCGTACTGGAACGCGTCCCGGCCCGCGTCCCGGAGCGTCTCCGGGGCACGATCCCCCTGCTCCCGTGA
- a CDS encoding ABC transporter ATP-binding protein, whose protein sequence is MPRTDAGVELAGVSVRYGSAKQPVTVLDSVDLRVGAGEFVVLVGPSGCGKTTLLRVIAGFARPDSGSALVGGAAPRPGRGAGVVFQQPRLFPWRTVGGNLGFALARHGVPRSQRPGRIAELLERVGLPGMAGRRTWELSGGQQQRVALARALAAEPGLLLMDEPFSALDALTRERLQEEVRSLAGRLGTTVVFVTHSVEEAVLLGSRVLVMAAGPGRVVEDLPVPLPRDPGTGVPELRASPEFARLRGHLTEALRPA, encoded by the coding sequence GTGCCGCGCACTGACGCCGGCGTCGAGCTCGCCGGGGTGTCGGTCCGCTACGGCTCGGCGAAGCAGCCCGTGACCGTGCTCGACTCGGTGGACCTCCGGGTCGGCGCGGGCGAGTTCGTCGTCCTCGTGGGCCCCTCCGGCTGCGGCAAGACCACCCTGCTGCGGGTGATCGCCGGCTTCGCCCGTCCGGACTCGGGCAGCGCCCTGGTCGGGGGAGCCGCCCCGCGCCCGGGGCGGGGCGCGGGGGTGGTGTTCCAGCAGCCGCGGCTCTTCCCGTGGCGGACCGTCGGCGGGAACCTCGGCTTCGCGCTGGCCCGCCACGGGGTGCCGCGGTCCCAGCGGCCGGGCCGGATCGCCGAGTTGCTGGAGCGCGTGGGCCTGCCCGGCATGGCGGGCCGCCGTACCTGGGAGCTGTCCGGAGGTCAGCAGCAGCGGGTGGCGCTGGCCCGGGCCCTGGCGGCGGAGCCCGGACTGCTGCTGATGGACGAGCCGTTCTCCGCCCTGGACGCGCTGACCCGGGAGCGGCTCCAGGAGGAGGTCCGCTCCCTGGCCGGGCGGCTGGGCACGACGGTGGTGTTCGTGACCCACTCCGTCGAGGAGGCGGTGCTGCTGGGGTCCCGCGTCCTGGTGATGGCCGCGGGGCCGGGCCGGGTGGTGGAGGACCTCCCGGTACCGCTCCCCCGCGATCCGGGCACGGGGGTCCCGGAGCTGCGCGCCTCCCCGGAGTTCGCGCGGTTGCGCGGCCATCTGACGGAGGCCTTGCGCCCCGCCTGA
- a CDS encoding LLM class flavin-dependent oxidoreductase encodes MPENPLLLHWFLPTGGDGRDPGGVTAVQGRSRAATRRPADVPYLAQVARAAEQAGFHSLLTPVGLGCADPWILTAALAQHTTRIGFLVAFRAGFASPTLIAQQADAFRRFAGGRLALNVVTGGDPAEQRAYGDRLAHDDRYARTDEVMGVLRDLLDGKSVDHEGAHLRIEGARLTDPELRHPVALYFGGASPAAEEVAARQADVQLLWGEPPSAVAERVARLRGRARSLGRRVRFGLRLHVISRDTAAEAWAEADRILAGLDPAAVRASQERFAAMDSTGQARMAALHGGVTDAARLTVAPNLWAGIGLVREGAGTALVGSHDEVAARLAEYRALGVDEFILSGYPHLEEAYRVGEEVAPRLRALTGAAA; translated from the coding sequence ATGCCCGAGAATCCGCTCCTGCTCCACTGGTTCCTGCCCACGGGCGGGGACGGCCGCGACCCCGGCGGGGTCACCGCCGTCCAGGGGCGCAGCCGCGCCGCCACCCGCCGGCCGGCCGACGTCCCGTACCTCGCGCAGGTGGCCCGCGCCGCCGAACAGGCCGGATTCCACTCGCTGTTGACCCCGGTGGGTCTGGGCTGCGCCGATCCCTGGATCCTGACGGCCGCGCTCGCGCAGCACACCACCCGGATCGGCTTCCTCGTGGCGTTCCGCGCCGGTTTCGCCAGTCCCACACTGATCGCCCAGCAGGCCGACGCCTTCCGCCGGTTCGCGGGCGGCCGGCTCGCGCTGAACGTGGTGACGGGCGGCGATCCGGCCGAGCAGCGCGCCTACGGGGACCGGCTGGCGCACGACGACCGGTACGCCCGCACCGACGAGGTGATGGGAGTGCTGCGCGACCTGCTGGACGGGAAGTCGGTGGACCACGAAGGCGCCCACCTGCGCATCGAGGGCGCCCGGCTGACGGATCCGGAGCTGCGTCACCCGGTAGCGCTGTACTTCGGCGGGGCCTCGCCCGCCGCCGAGGAGGTCGCCGCCCGGCAGGCCGACGTACAACTGCTGTGGGGCGAGCCGCCGTCGGCCGTCGCCGAGCGCGTCGCCCGGCTGCGCGGGCGGGCGCGGTCCCTCGGCCGCCGGGTCCGCTTCGGGCTGCGGTTGCACGTCATCAGCCGGGACACCGCGGCCGAGGCCTGGGCGGAGGCCGACCGGATCCTGGCCGGGCTGGACCCGGCGGCGGTCCGGGCGAGCCAGGAACGGTTCGCCGCGATGGACTCCACCGGGCAGGCGCGGATGGCGGCCCTGCACGGCGGGGTCACCGACGCCGCGCGGCTGACGGTGGCGCCGAACCTGTGGGCGGGCATCGGGCTGGTCCGCGAGGGTGCGGGAACGGCCCTCGTCGGCTCGCACGACGAGGTCGCCGCCCGGCTGGCGGAGTACCGGGCCCTGGGAGTCGACGAGTTCATCCTGTCCGGCTACCCGCACCTCGAGGAGGCGTACCGGGTGGGCGAAGAGGTCGCCCCGCGCCTGCGCGCCCTGACCGGGGCGGCGGCATGA
- a CDS encoding glycoside hydrolase family 15 protein, which translates to MTQPIEDYALIGDLMTSGLVGRDGSIDWLCLPRFDSGACFAALLGDEENGHWRIAPAAAPDTARCTRRAYVEGTLVLESFWEAGDGSSFKVIDFMPQRDTAPDVMRIVEGLTGESTVSSSLRLRFDYGHVVPWVRRCEGDREGDRVAVAGPDSAWLRSEPPVRTWGEDMSTRSEFTVAAGERVAFVLTWHPSHEPRPELLDPYDALEQSLADWREWTSQCRYEGPYREAVTRSLITLKALTYAPTGGIAAAATTSLPEELGGVRNWDYRYCWLRDSTLTLGSLVATGYLEEARAWRAWLLRAVAGDPADLQIMYGIGGERRIPESELPWLKGYASSAPVRVGNAAVDQLQLDVYGEVLDSLYVARSAGLPAEWHSWKIQLALLDFLEQNWRRPDEGLWEVRGPRRHFTHSKVMAWVAADRAVRTMELNPSLAGDVDRWRAIREEVHRDVCEKGFDEERGTFTQHYGSRELDAATLLIPRTGFLPPDDPRVIGTVDAVREELGRSGLVRRYSTEGLSVDGLPGDEGAFLACSFWLTDALYLTGREKEARELFERLLSVRNDVGLLAEEYDPVAGRQLGNFPQAFSHVGLVNSALVLGGGGLAEARRRAGAA; encoded by the coding sequence ATGACACAACCCATCGAAGACTACGCACTCATCGGCGACCTGATGACCAGTGGACTGGTCGGCCGTGACGGGTCCATCGACTGGCTGTGCCTGCCGCGCTTCGACTCGGGCGCCTGCTTCGCCGCCCTCCTGGGCGACGAGGAGAACGGCCACTGGCGCATCGCCCCGGCCGCCGCCCCCGACACCGCGCGCTGCACCCGCCGCGCCTACGTCGAGGGCACGCTCGTCCTGGAGTCCTTCTGGGAGGCCGGGGACGGATCCTCCTTCAAGGTCATCGACTTCATGCCGCAGCGCGACACCGCCCCCGACGTGATGCGGATCGTCGAAGGCCTCACCGGCGAATCGACCGTGAGCAGCAGCCTGCGCCTGCGCTTCGACTACGGGCACGTCGTCCCGTGGGTGCGCCGCTGCGAGGGCGACCGCGAGGGCGACCGCGTCGCCGTCGCCGGGCCGGACTCCGCGTGGCTGCGCAGCGAACCCCCCGTGCGGACCTGGGGCGAGGACATGAGCACCCGCTCCGAGTTCACCGTCGCCGCCGGCGAGCGCGTCGCCTTCGTCCTCACCTGGCACCCCTCGCACGAACCGCGCCCCGAGCTCCTGGACCCGTACGACGCCCTGGAGCAGAGCCTCGCCGACTGGCGGGAGTGGACCTCGCAGTGCCGCTACGAGGGCCCCTACCGGGAGGCCGTGACCCGCTCCCTGATCACCCTCAAGGCCCTCACCTACGCCCCCACCGGCGGGATCGCCGCCGCCGCGACCACCTCCCTGCCCGAGGAGCTCGGCGGCGTCCGCAACTGGGACTACCGCTACTGCTGGCTCCGCGACTCCACCCTCACCCTCGGCTCGCTGGTGGCCACCGGGTACCTCGAGGAGGCCCGCGCCTGGCGGGCCTGGCTGCTGCGGGCCGTCGCGGGCGACCCGGCCGACCTGCAGATCATGTACGGGATCGGCGGCGAGCGGCGCATCCCGGAGAGCGAGCTGCCCTGGCTGAAGGGGTACGCCTCCTCCGCGCCGGTCCGGGTCGGCAACGCGGCCGTCGACCAGCTCCAGCTCGACGTGTACGGGGAGGTCCTCGACTCCCTGTACGTGGCCCGCTCCGCCGGACTCCCCGCCGAGTGGCACTCCTGGAAGATCCAGCTCGCGCTCCTGGACTTCCTGGAGCAGAACTGGCGCCGCCCCGACGAGGGGCTGTGGGAAGTGCGCGGCCCGCGCCGCCACTTCACCCACTCCAAGGTGATGGCATGGGTCGCCGCCGACCGGGCCGTGCGCACCATGGAGCTCAATCCCTCGTTGGCCGGCGACGTGGACCGCTGGCGGGCCATAAGGGAGGAGGTCCACCGCGACGTGTGCGAGAAGGGCTTCGACGAGGAGCGGGGCACCTTCACCCAGCACTACGGTTCCCGCGAACTGGACGCGGCCACCCTCCTCATCCCGCGCACCGGCTTCCTGCCGCCCGACGACCCCCGGGTCATCGGCACGGTCGACGCGGTGCGCGAGGAGCTGGGGCGCAGCGGGCTGGTCCGCCGCTACAGCACCGAAGGGCTCTCGGTGGACGGTCTGCCCGGCGACGAAGGGGCCTTCCTCGCCTGCTCGTTCTGGCTGACCGACGCCCTGTACTTGACCGGCCGGGAGAAGGAGGCACGGGAGCTCTTCGAGCGGCTGCTGTCCGTACGCAACGACGTGGGACTGCTCGCCGAGGAGTACGACCCCGTCGCCGGCCGCCAGCTCGGCAACTTCCCCCAGGCGTTCAGCCACGTCGGCCTGGTGAACTCCGCGCTCGTCCTGGGCGGGGGTGGCCTGGCCGAGGCCCGGCGGCGGGCCGGCGCGGCCTGA
- a CDS encoding taurine ABC transporter substrate-binding protein yields MPRNVSRRALLLAAAVALTASTTAACGADGDPAGSGRTTVRIAYQAIPNADLIVKNQRLLEKALPDADVKWVKFESGGDVNTAVIAGSVDLGLAGSSPVTKGLSAPLNIPYKVVWIHDLIGDNEALVAKPGIGSVKDLAGKKVATPFGSTAHYSLLAALKSAGVDAGAVQVIDLQPQDSLAAWKRGDIDAAYVWTPTLSELTKDGKVLVTSRQLAEQGKPTADLGVVTNAFAEKHPEVVTAWIKAQDQAVGQARTAPDQAAKSIGAELGLRPDEAERQLSELVLLSAKEQTGPEYLGTPGAPGKLAATLRDAAVFLKEQKKVDAVPDEAAFGRALAVEELGRAAH; encoded by the coding sequence GTGCCCAGAAACGTCTCCCGCCGCGCCCTGCTGCTGGCCGCCGCCGTCGCCCTGACCGCCTCCACCACCGCCGCGTGCGGAGCGGACGGGGATCCGGCCGGGTCCGGGCGGACCACCGTACGGATCGCCTACCAGGCGATACCCAATGCCGACCTGATCGTGAAGAACCAGCGGCTGCTGGAGAAGGCCCTGCCCGACGCCGACGTGAAGTGGGTGAAGTTCGAGTCCGGCGGCGACGTCAACACAGCGGTGATCGCCGGCTCGGTGGACCTGGGGCTGGCCGGGTCGAGCCCGGTCACCAAGGGCCTCTCGGCCCCGCTGAACATCCCGTACAAGGTGGTGTGGATCCACGATCTGATCGGCGACAACGAGGCTCTGGTCGCCAAGCCGGGGATCGGCTCGGTCAAGGACCTGGCCGGGAAGAAGGTGGCCACGCCGTTCGGCTCCACCGCCCACTACTCGCTGCTCGCCGCACTGAAGTCGGCCGGGGTGGACGCCGGAGCCGTGCAGGTCATCGACCTTCAGCCGCAGGACTCCCTCGCCGCCTGGAAGCGCGGGGACATCGACGCGGCGTACGTGTGGACGCCGACGCTGAGCGAGTTGACCAAGGACGGCAAGGTGCTCGTCACCAGCCGGCAGCTCGCGGAGCAGGGCAAGCCCACCGCCGACCTGGGCGTGGTGACGAACGCGTTCGCGGAGAAGCACCCCGAGGTCGTCACCGCCTGGATCAAGGCGCAGGACCAGGCCGTCGGGCAGGCCCGTACCGCCCCCGACCAGGCCGCCAAGTCCATCGGGGCCGAGCTCGGGCTGCGGCCGGACGAGGCGGAGCGGCAGCTGTCGGAGCTGGTGCTGCTGAGCGCGAAGGAGCAGACCGGCCCCGAATACCTCGGCACGCCCGGCGCCCCCGGGAAGCTGGCGGCGACCCTGCGCGACGCGGCGGTCTTCCTGAAGGAGCAGAAGAAGGTCGACGCGGTTCCGGACGAGGCCGCCTTCGGCCGGGCCCTCGCGGTGGAGGAGCTCGGCCGTGCCGCGCACTGA